The DNA window TTGAATAACAGGTAAATTCAAAACCTATGATTACTTCTAAGGTTTAATTAGAGTACAAGAGCTAtccttggcaccttaaactcctattcTGAAGGTACATAATGTTGGATTTCTAAGTCTACgagaaacacaaagaattaagATAACACAACCCCACCAAATATTAAAAATCCATCAtaaatgacccccaatgagacttttttagatgaaatgcctgacaaagatttatcaaaataaaatgatttcatctatactcaaagaaatcaaagaagaaaccaaaggaatcaaaggataaaacaaaggaattaaagaagaaaacaaactcctgatgaaattcaaagagaacacaggaaagcaaCTTAATTAAATAAGGAGGTCATGATAAGACAtgaggaaggaaatagaaatactgaagaaaaatcaggcagaaattctagcacagaaaaacacaaataaaatctgtggaaagtctcaccagtataatggataaaggaggaaacagaatatctaaagtagaagaccaggtgtcggatctaatatagtccaacaaagagaaagataagctaataggaaagtatgaaggggaatttcaagatatttgggccaccatgaaaagatcaaacataagaattcagggtatagtagaagaatttcactccaaaggcatagtaggagttttcaacaaaatcacagaagaaaactttccccaaatttggaaagaaattccAATGTAGATACTgtaagcttttagaacaccaaacaggaaaaacctggaaagaccctttccttgccatgttataattaaactactaaacatgcaaaccaaagaaaatatattgaaagcagttagagatcaaaagcaagtcacctataaaggcaatataattaggatcacagcagattactcaacacaaactttcaaagccagaagggtttgggattatgtattccaagttctaaaagataacaactatcaaccaagattattttatcctgcaaagctatctatccagattgaaggagaaataaggacattccacaacaaaaacatgcTAAAGGACTTCATGACAACAAAGCCATATCTATCAAAAGTACTTGAGGGAATCCTTCAAGCTgaggagaaagcaaagcacacacatgaggaaacaggaaaaataatactcaaataacagttgaaACAATAGAGTAAAAGGAAATCAGGAAGTACTActaaacaagaagaatggtgagaatgaacatatacatttcaataataactcttaatatcaatgtcatcaatgccccaaccaaaagacaggcttgcagactgaattaaaatgcagaatccttctgtttgttgcctccatgaaacacaactctcaataaaagatagacactgtcttagggaaAAAGGATGGAAATTggtatttcaaacaaaaaaaacaagcaggggttgcaatCCTAATATATaaaaggatagacttcaaaccaatttTAGTGAGTAAAGATAAATAAGGTccctttatactgattaaaggaacagaaggacattacagtcctaagcatgtatgcacctaacatggaggttcccagtttcatcaataaacactattagacatatggtcacagataacaccaaatacaattgtagttggtgacttcaatgCTCAACTCCCAccaattgacaggccatcccagcaaaaaataaacagagagaacactggattaaatgatgtcatggaacaaaagtacctaacagatatctacagaacattccatataaatgctgcagaatatatagttttttcagcagcacatggaacattctccaaaatagaccatatattatgacagaaagtaaataataacaaatacaggaaaatttcaataatcccttgtactctatctgaccacaaaggaattaagcgacaaatcagcaacaagaaaaactacagaccatacagaaattcatggagactaaacagtacacaatTGAATTATGAATGGGAcatagaagaaatcaaataggaaataaataaattcatagaatcaaattatgatgagaatacagcataccaaaacctttgggacacaatgaagacagtcctatgAGGGTTATGCATTTCAGTTTTTCCACAAATtcatagctctaagtgcctacattaagaaattagagaagccaagtgtggtggtacatatctttaatcctagtacttgggaggcagaggtaagaggattgccatgatttttaggctgtcctgagactatgtagtgaatttcaggtcagtctgagctaaagtgagaacctacctcaaaaaaagtagaaagaaagaaagaaattagagtgttcacaagtaaacaatttactgcttcaccttaaattcttagaaaataaagaagaataaggaaagccagacttccagttaagatggcggcgtaggtaccacaccaaagcagcctaggggggaaaaaagaccaaaaaaaactcagcaaaatacaaacttttactaaaaagtgaggtatataggaaattgaagtggcagcagagaggtagaagagatccagagcatccagagcccgcacaggccggcaaaagcggctccgtcagctcggccaaccacagcggcgcaccagaaagccgccaggcttggctccagctgcaggaaaagccaggtgcgggagcttcccctcacaccgtgctctctgcaactcgggaaacatgaggggagagcggcagcgagcagcagaggagcagaccgtgaggtagaagaacacctggagtagtgagagaaccagagcagctgcagctccctcccctctcccactgcctgagcccagctccagcaaacagatcATAGTTCCCGGGAccaggccacgccaacttgagccaacagtgggacccaagcaggagcagagttcagcagcaacatcagtggctctggcaccagtaacagcagccccagcagcagcagacctaggagcggcagcagtggaagacccagcagcagcagacctaggagcagcagcagcggcagacccagcagcagcagcttcagtgggagcagcggcagtggacacagcagcagtagcttcagcagcagtggtggctccagcagtggcagctacagcagcagcagaggtggcagcagcagtgggtccagcagcagcaccttcagcagcagcagcagtggcagcttgagcagcagcagttccagcagcaggggtgctgatctgcagggccacacttgccaggctcagtttgccccacaggaaaagccagtgcccagctccagaaatcagaacagcagcccgacgacccaggcagcaacttgactgagaccaaaatcatccaaggtaactgggattgcaccagggaagggtctcacttggtcgcaagctgacttggatccccaacagaccagaaatcttaacctctttgttgatagaggatctggtcgttataataactactcctgcatacatactcggggctgtttttgattgaatgtgtacagtgtttagttaaattttagaatctacctgtattttattccactcagcctgcttgaatactcctatagcagggaaactcaacccctaagaacatctttgtagatactctgagaattttaagagccacacctaacaccttaagctcctaccctgaaaatatattacatcaaatcaattgatacagctaagaatacccagctagctagaaaatccaagcattagcttaatccaagatgcaaaagtatatacattataacacatgaaacactaaaaagcaagacgatataaatccacctaaaagtattaatgcatcagaaatgtcctccagtgagaacgagttagaggaaatgcctgagaaagagttcaaaagaatgattataaatatgttcaaagaggtcaaagaataaggaaagcaaaaaatcagtatatagaaaaaaaatgattagggcagaaattaataaaatataaaccaaaataataatccaaagaattaatgaaacaaatagttggttctttgaaaggataaataagattgataaacccttagcaaatctgaccagatgaaagagagaaaagatgagaattaataaaatgagagatgaaaaaggcaccattacaacagataccaaggaaattcagaaaatcataaggacatgctttaagaatatatgtgcttctaagtttgaaaatctgaacgaaatggatgatttccttgattcatacgacctgccaaaattaaatcaagatgagataaactgctcaaatagacctataacaggtACAGACTACCAAGCAGTTATGAAAAGtctcccaaatttaaaaaaaaaaaatccaggcccagatatattcactggtgaattttaccagacctccatggaagaactaacaccactgcttcccaaacttttccataatatagaaaaggaaggaattctactgaactccttctacaaagtcagcaacatcctgataccaaaaccagatgaagacagaacagaaaaagaaaattacagaccaatctccctcatgaacctagatgcaaaaattctcaacaaaatactggaacacagaatacaagaatatatgagaaagattattcaccccatcCAAGTacactttatcccagagatacagggatggttcaacattcaCAAACTGATAAATGCAATATATagtataaatagactgaaggacaaaaatcatatgatcatctcagtatATGGAGAAAAGGCATTTTACAAAGTCtaatatcccttcatggtaaaagtcttacagaaactgagaatagaaggaaaatatctcaacataataaaagttatttatgacaaacctacagccaacataatactaactgaggaaaaacttgaaacttttccactaaattcaggaacaagacaagggtgtccactgcccccctTTCtaattaatatagtactggaagtcttagctatagcaataaggtaagatatgctcataaaagggatacaaattggaaaggaagagataaaattaccattatttgcagatgatatgattctatacacaaaggaccctaaagactctattagaAAACTATAAaagctaataaataattttagcaaTATAGCAGTATACAAGATAAACACACAGAAAGCAGTAGCTTTCCTATAAGCTAGCAACAaatatgcagaggatgaaatcagggactcTCTCCCATTCactattgcctcaaaaaataaatgaagtaccttggaataaacctaaccaagaaagcaCTGGATCTCTatgatgagaattttaaaacattcaagtgagaaattgcagaagacaataagaaatggaaagacatcccatgtccttggattggaagaatcaatattgtgaaaatgtcaatcttaccaaaagcaatctacacatttaatgtgatCCACATTAATATTCcgatggcattcttcatggaaacataaaaaacaatcctaaaattcatttggaagcacaaaagtccttgaatagccaaaacaatttttatttatttatttatttttatttgagagcgacagacacagagagaaagacagaggaagagagagagaatgggcgcaccagggcttccagcctctgcaaacgaactccagatgtgtgcacccccttgtgcatcttagccaaaacaattttgagcaacaaatttaaggctggtggtatcactatactggattttaagctacattacaaagccatagtaataaaaacagcatggtactatcacaaagacagacatggagatcaatgaaacagaacagaggacccagatgttaattctGGCAGCTACAGCCTACTGTTTGTcaatgaatgtgtatattgttcagttaaattttagaatttgcctgtattttcttccatccAGCCTCCTAgaatactcacatagcaggcCAATGCAACACCTACAGTCactttgtggttactctgagagtctttaagagccacacctagcaccttaagctcctacagtGAAGATAAATAACATCAAATTGATGGATACAtataagaatactgcagataatttgaaaacccaaacataaaataaatctaagatgcaaaaatatgtacattataatacaagatacacaaaaaattaagacaatataattccaccaataattataaatccatcagaaatgaactcatgtgagactgatttagaggaaatgcctgagaaagattttaaaagaatgattttgtatatatatatactcaaagaaataaagaggaaataaaaggaatcaaaatattcacaggaaaccaatttaatgaaataaggaggtcaatataagacatgaataaggaaaaggaaatgctattggaaaaaagtcagaaatactaccaatgaaaaacacagtaaatcacataaactgaaaataaatgaataaacttgaATCtctaatttcactttttattttggtatGTGTTGCAGTGAGGTTGACATgtctggcaaaaatcacctgaccaagagcaacttgtgggaaaaaaaaaggttgattttggcttacagatttgaaaggaagctccatcatggcaggataaaatggtggcatgagcagagggtggacatcagcctcCTGGCTAACAACAGATGGACCACATCAATAGgatagtgtgtcaaacactgacaaggggaaactaatactgataagcctgcccccaacaatacactgcctctgagAGGTGATAATtccaaaatcttcatcagctgggaacctagcatttagaacacctaagtttatggaggatacctgaatatcaaactaccacattctgtccctagcccccataaactgataaacatctatgatgtaaaatacaatgctttcagtccaactttaaaagtatacatacatacatacatacatacatacatatatatatatatgaaatgagcttatggggggcaatggaatcaaaccaccacacgatGGAATCCCTGTATGCTATATAAAATCAGTAGGATTGATCAAATGATCAACTTATGAGAGGCCATAACACAAATCTACTGACATCCTATGACATATACAATGACTCACCTTTAACAAACATAGCAATGAATATTATTTGTACCAAACCAACCTCCACACTATTCTCTgtggaaaataaaatgagtttgatttttttctatctcaagCCTGATTATATTTTACTGAAGATAGCAACACTCATTTTTGAACCCGGTTCCCAAATGCCCCTCTTTATGaagaataatattaaaatatagtgCCTTCCTGTGTCCCAAACACCCCATAATTTTTCACTGTAATAAAGATCTATGAAACATACTCGATGATAAAATCTTCAGTTAATGCCATGGTTATGCATTTCAGTTTTTCCACAAATTTGGGTGAGCTGAATAAAACACCATAAGAGAAACTTTTTGCTACTAGCAGAACTGAGGCCAGGATAGTTAAATCGTACAACTTCGCCTTCATGATCTGTAGTCGTGCTCTGTCCATCATCAGAGTCTGGTGAGGCAGAGAAGAAGAGGCTATCAGGAAAGGAGGATTCTAATGATGGTGCTGAATACAAAACAACATGACAATGCCCCCAATACATATtcctacttcaggaaattcttcatTTCCGTGATCTCTGAGAACAAGGTTCAGGTAGCCTTGGTATAACACCATTGTGAGACTAGGAGGTTCTGGGTTAACTTCTGTGACTGGAAATGATAATGCCATACTAAGGGAGGTGCTGGGAGCATTTGAAGCACGCATCCGTGTGATGAGGTCAGTTGCTGCTCTGGTTATCCATTTTGTGGTGCGCTTAAGGAGATCTATGACAGAAAAGAGAATGCTATCTTCAAATTCTAAGGCTTTAGGGCCAAGAATGATTTTATAGGTCTTTTATCTTAGAAAAATGTAGAATCTCCATACCCTTGATCCAAGAAAACATCTATTCAAAGAATTATAAAAAAGTAGATTcaagtcatttttttcccttctactTAAATTTTATACATACTGGGCTGCTTGTTGAGGAGTTTCTGAAATTCATCTCGTTCATCCTGGAAAGAATGTTCCTGTAAATATGGTTGAACATTCCTGATAGTATAATTTGCCATGTCCCTTTTCATCAGGATCAAAACCTGGAAGATACCCCTGACATAGaaagacataaaatattaaattatgacATAAAatctcaccaggtgtggtggagcatgtccttaatcccagcatttgaaagctgaggtagaaggatcattgtaagttcaaggccagcctgatcctatatagtgaattacaggccagcctgggctagagagggaccctatctaaaagaaagtaaagaaagaaagaaagaaagaaagaaagaaagaaagaaagaaagaaagaaagaaagaaagaaagaaagaaagaaagaaagaaagaaagaaagaaagaaaggaactctcctattaagaaatgaaattcaaagaaaaaaaatgccagttgtggtggcacatgcctttaatcctagccctggggaggccaaggcaggagaatcactatgagttcaaggccagcccaatactacatagttaattccaggtcagcctgggctatagcaagacactGGTCCTTGgaataccaaaacaaaaagggAATAAATCATAAAATTACAGTATTTTAGAGTTACAATAGTCTTATAAAACAACAATCCTACTTCAATTACAAAATGCTGTCATTTGAATGTATCCCCAAACTCCACATGTTAAAAACTTAatccttggactggagagatggctcagcagctgcaagtgcttacctgtaaagcctgactgcctacatacaattccccagtactcacttaaagccagatgcacaaagtggtaactatgtctggagtttgtagttaAGCCCTGACATGCAATTCTCACTCATTCttatcccccccccatctctctccttcctttcctccctccctgcaaatgaaaatatttttttaaagacttaatcCTCAGTGTGACAATGCTTACAGGATATGTGTTTAGGTTATGAAGTATTCCTTTTAATGAGTTAATAAGTTTAGTTATAAAAGGGTTTGAGGCTTAGAATTCAATCCATAGTTCTACTTGACTCTGTAATAGTTTTCTTCATTCTGGCACCAAGAACATCCTTACCAGTTGCAGTAACTCACTAATAAGTGTCCTACCCTccagaaatataagaaataagTCTCTGCTTTAAAATATACCTATTCTTACGTATTTTGCAGTATAATAAAATGAACTAAGGCAGAAAGCTAATACTGATAATTAGTACTGTTGCTATCTGCAATActcaaaatataaaagtattttttagaaCTGTGTAATAGGCAGAATCTGGGAGAGTTTAGGAGAGCAATCTAGAAAAAGCTATGAATTGAGTATTGTGAATGATTCAGGTGAAGAATCAAAAGAAGAGACTATCTCTAGTTAAAATTTGGTCATGGATATTACTTAAGTGCTTTTATAATAAGAATGCTGATATAAATATTGATAATAAGGGCAATTCTTATGAAATCTCAGGTGATAATAATGACACTTATTAGAAACCCCAAAACACTATCTTTTGGGAAAACAGAATAAATGCCAGGCTTTGATATAAAGTGGCACAGAATTATAATTAATTGTGCCCAAGCCTAAGAGATTTATGGGAGGTATATCATGGTATCTAGCACAGTGTTTTCTTTCATGGTATCTAAGATATATTTCAGAGCACAAGTAATGGTCTGAAGACAGTTTGGCATGTCAAAAGTCATGCTGAACTTCAATTTCTATTATGAGGTAATAAGATGGTTTAAATTAACTGTGgtatttataaatgaaaacttTGGAACATGATTGACATTATCCAAGATTTGAGTGAAAACTAGTggtttcaaaagaaaatagagagactaggacacatgtgtgtgctttctctcACCATGTGGTGCTCTTTACAAACACTGGAACTCTACTAACAAGAAATCCATCACTATATAAAGCTCCTCAAACTTGGACTTCCAGAACAGGAGCTATAATTAAGTTATCTGTATAATGTACTCATTCTGTGGCATCACATTATTAACAAATGAGAATATGCTAAAACAGCATATCTAGATTCTAACCTCAGTAACTCCACAGGATCTTTTATGCTCTCTAGATTCTGTACTGCTTCATCTCGAAATGGCACACATAATAAGGCCATCACATGGAGGATATTggtagaaagaagaggaaaatccAGAGTTCCATGTTCTGTTTCCTGTTTAAGGAGATCCATGTTCAGAGTTTCTTCAATCTCATTTCTTAGACCAGTCTGGCGTGGTAATAGCAGTGTTATCAAGATCTGCCCATAAAAAGAATCAAAGGAGCCAAATTCTGTTGAGAATCCTGGAATTTCACCAGTGAATAAAGATAAGGCATCCAGACTGTTTTCAAAGTGTTTAAATTTCTTAGAGTGTTATTTCTCATTGCTTAGGAGACAGTTACAATCTAAGAGATTACTGAGATCATTTATAgcagtaattattattttaaggtaaaaataaataatataaatgaatACAAGAGCATTGTCAAAATAAGTGCAGGATACAACATAAATTACATACTGCCACAAAATGATGAGACATTCTTAATAAAGGATGGggatttttttaagattatttcatGACAAAGAACGAAGGTGAAATAAGCAACTTGTCCTTAAATGGTCACTTGAAAAAATATGTAAACATAAGCATTGTTAATGAGCAAGGGTATTATTCTCTGTGCTTCTATCATTCTCTATGTTCAGTAAAAAATTGTTAAACTGAATAATATATTGTGTTATTATAGTGATGTCCTAGCTCGTATATTTCATCTCATGCAAATAAATGGAAGCCACTTGTAGTTTGAATTGactggcccctaatatattcagtattttgttAAACTTTATAATTTATATCTATAGACACGTAGCTGGAGAAGGTGTCGACATGGGTAGGTCCTAGGGTTGTGTATTTTGAATTCCAATTCAAAGATATGTAAAGTTttttgagctttgcctggattccAGGAGTGTACTTGCCTGCACTGGTGgtggttttgctttttgcttctctctctctctctctctctctctctctctctctctctctctctctctctcattggtcctgtgaaagggggctaacttcttctgccattatggaacttcccatagatctgtaaatttcaaataaatttccttcctcccataactgtgcctggtttaaaaCTTCATCCCAACAATATGTGGCTATTACACAAGTAGATACATCTATGTTCAGAAAGTTTGCTTTAGTTAAGATATTTGGAATGGTTATTAGTCAAAGGGTCCAAGAATTTTTAATATCAATACA is part of the Jaculus jaculus isolate mJacJac1 chromosome X, mJacJac1.mat.Y.cur, whole genome shotgun sequence genome and encodes:
- the LOC101604559 gene encoding LOW QUALITY PROTEIN: T-complex protein 11 X-linked protein 2 (The sequence of the model RefSeq protein was modified relative to this genomic sequence to represent the inferred CDS: substituted 1 base at 1 genomic stop codon), which translates into the protein MCEAFWDHLKEQLSNTPPDFSCVLELLINIKHILITLLLPRQTGLRNEIEETLNMDLLKQETEHGTLDFPLLSTNILHVMALLCVPFRDEAVQNLESIKDPVELLRGIFQVLILMKRDMANYTIRNVQPYLQEHSFQDERDEFQKLLNKQPNLLKRTTKWITRAATDLITRMRASNAPSTSLSMALSFPVTEVNPEPPSLTMVLYQGYLNLVLRDHGNEEFPETLMMDRARLQIMKAKLYDLTILASVLLVAKSFSYGVLFSSPKFVEKLKCITMALTEDFIIEPEEVMRRVSEQVSEEIHQGLKDKGLKALSRKNRASLVGQLQNIAKKENDVRIIIEQRIHLFLKRCLVRGMQESLINSAGGLLFIEAELAELGWKFVNLMHHNQDVFSPYYADILKDVLSSPNLEENDMXPVK